Proteins co-encoded in one Candidatus Melainabacteria bacterium genomic window:
- the rpsB gene encoding 30S ribosomal protein S2, translating into MGEVQIKELLEAGAHLGHQRKKWNPKMQPYIYGDKNGICIINLVKTSELLEKACQFLKESALQKKNIVFVGTKRHISEIVKEEAIKCGAFFINRRWLGGLLTNFDTIRQRLNRLRELEEMQESGTLAHSNKKELAVFNKELEKLQRTLGGIKNMRGKLDILVVIDGQEEQIAIKEAQKTNVTVVAVIDTNCDPKGIDYPIPANDDSIRSVKLILSTIANSIIEGREGQIPDVHKTSTPKNSFSKRALNIKQSLKQSADLTQEAPVTTQVQEITIPQEVQQ; encoded by the coding sequence ATGGGAGAAGTTCAAATTAAAGAGTTACTAGAAGCAGGTGCACATCTAGGTCACCAAAGAAAAAAATGGAATCCAAAGATGCAGCCATATATTTATGGTGATAAGAATGGTATTTGCATAATAAATTTAGTTAAAACATCAGAGCTTTTGGAAAAAGCTTGTCAGTTTTTAAAAGAATCAGCCTTACAAAAGAAAAATATTGTTTTCGTAGGAACAAAAAGGCACATTTCAGAAATTGTAAAAGAAGAAGCTATAAAATGTGGAGCATTCTTTATAAACAGAAGATGGTTAGGAGGTTTACTTACAAACTTTGACACTATAAGGCAGCGATTAAACAGATTAAGAGAGCTTGAAGAAATGCAAGAATCAGGAACACTTGCACACTCAAACAAAAAAGAATTAGCTGTGTTTAATAAAGAATTAGAAAAGCTGCAAAGAACTCTTGGCGGAATTAAAAACATGCGAGGGAAACTAGATATTTTAGTAGTCATTGACGGGCAAGAAGAACAAATTGCAATTAAAGAAGCTCAAAAAACAAATGTTACAGTAGTAGCAGTTATAGATACAAATTGCGATCCTAAAGGAATTGATTATCCTATTCCAGCAAATGATGATTCAATTAGATCAGTAAAATTAATCTTAAGTACAATTGCAAATTCAATTATTGAAGGACGTGAAGGACAAATACCTGATGTTCACAAAACAAGCACTCCTAAAAACAGTTTTTCAAAAAGAGCCCTGAACATAAAGCAATCTCTAAAACAATCAGCAGACTTAACTCAGGAAGCTCCTGTTACAACTCAAGTACAAGAAATTACAATACCACAGGAAGTACAACAATGA
- a CDS encoding cytosolic protein, which produces MRKLNTKDIRSYVEENISSFHENRIKKLKELKLKEVLKRKNPYLFKAKNILQAQELVKKLLEAYLSSQEETVFGEFLEGLAIFICSKVYSGYKSSAEGIDLEFRKDGLHYIVSIKSGPNWGNSQQVKKMIDNFNKAKKILKTSNRKINIQAINGCCYGIEDSSDKKEDYKKLCGQRFWEFISDDTNLYTEIIEPIGYKAKEKNDYFYKVYSQIINDFTQKFMKDFCINGVINWKKLVEFNSAKN; this is translated from the coding sequence ATGAGGAAACTAAATACTAAAGACATTAGAAGTTATGTTGAAGAGAATATTAGCTCTTTTCACGAAAATAGAATAAAAAAACTTAAAGAATTAAAACTTAAAGAGGTTCTCAAAAGAAAGAACCCATATCTCTTTAAAGCAAAAAACATATTGCAAGCACAAGAATTGGTGAAAAAATTACTAGAGGCATATTTATCATCGCAAGAAGAAACCGTTTTTGGTGAATTTTTGGAGGGACTAGCAATATTTATATGTTCAAAAGTTTACTCTGGGTACAAATCATCAGCTGAAGGTATAGATTTAGAGTTCAGAAAAGATGGATTACACTACATAGTGTCAATTAAATCAGGTCCAAACTGGGGTAATAGCCAACAAGTTAAAAAAATGATTGATAATTTCAACAAAGCTAAAAAGATACTAAAGACTAGTAATCGCAAAATTAACATACAAGCTATTAATGGCTGCTGTTATGGAATTGAGGACAGCTCAGATAAAAAAGAAGATTACAAAAAGCTATGTGGTCAAAGATTTTGGGAATTTATATCAGATGACACTAATTTATATACTGAAATTATTGAGCCAATTGGATATAAAGCCAAAGAAAAAAACGATTATTTTTATAAAGTTTACAGCCAAATTATAAATGACTTTACACAAAAGTTCATGAAAGATTTTTGCATAAATGGGGTGATCAACTGGAAAAAGCTGGTTGAGTTTAATTCTGCAAAAAATTAG
- a CDS encoding site-specific DNA-methyltransferase, which yields MKKTITKLILSDCREVLKKLEKNSIDLVVTSPPYADSRLNTYGGIGPDEYVEWFLPISYELLRILKPSGTFILNIKEKVVSSERHTYVINLILEMRKQGWLWTEEFIWHKKNCYPGKWPNRFRDAWERLLQFNKTKKFNMFQGEVMVATGEWAKARLKRLSERDKIRDESRVGSGFGKRIENWLGREMVYPNNVLHLATECSNKNHSAAFPEALPQWFIKLFTREGDWVLDPFMGSGTTIIAAKKMNRNSIGIEVMKQYYDMAKEDIDDADCTPYQLKLMPAV from the coding sequence ATGAAAAAAACAATAACAAAGTTAATTCTAAGCGACTGTAGGGAAGTTTTAAAAAAGCTAGAGAAAAATTCTATTGATCTCGTCGTTACCTCACCACCATATGCAGATAGTAGGTTAAACACCTATGGAGGAATTGGCCCAGATGAGTATGTTGAATGGTTCTTGCCTATCTCATATGAACTACTTAGAATTCTAAAGCCAAGTGGTACCTTTATACTAAACATAAAAGAAAAAGTGGTAAGCAGTGAAAGACATACCTACGTAATCAATTTAATTTTAGAGATGAGAAAACAAGGGTGGTTATGGACTGAAGAATTTATCTGGCATAAAAAAAACTGTTATCCAGGAAAATGGCCAAATAGATTTAGAGATGCCTGGGAAAGGCTACTACAATTCAACAAAACTAAAAAGTTCAACATGTTTCAAGGTGAAGTTATGGTAGCTACCGGTGAATGGGCAAAAGCTAGGCTTAAAAGACTCAGTGAAAGAGATAAAATACGAGACGAATCAAGAGTAGGAAGTGGGTTTGGAAAGCGAATTGAAAATTGGCTAGGAAGAGAAATGGTTTATCCTAATAATGTTCTTCACCTTGCTACTGAGTGTTCTAATAAAAATCATAGTGCAGCATTTCCTGAAGCTTTGCCACAATGGTTTATTAAGCTCTTTACTAGAGAAGGTGACTGGGTATTAGATCCCTTTATGGGATCGGGGACAACAATAATAGCCGCAAAAAAAATGAATAGAAACTCAATAGGAATAGAAGTCATGAAACAATATTATGATATGGCAAAAGAGGATATAGATGATGCTGATTGTACTCCTTATCAACTAAAACTTATGCCAGCAGTATGA
- a CDS encoding PDZ domain-containing protein — protein MKKIFYFILFLLVLFSYTQAFAIDEQELKAPLFHNNSEKEQSIKLKGNIREDVAKVKPLTGIGVIGLRFIHQVGFPSYIEEVYANSPASRAGLRPRDLIFSIDGIRTENLNSDSVYQLLSGEPGTKVKVFITRGTSMLNLELIREDLANFSPEIQNRYLSGPITVPVNPQDFFPYH, from the coding sequence ATGAAGAAAATATTTTATTTTATTTTATTTTTACTAGTACTTTTTAGCTATACTCAGGCTTTTGCTATAGATGAACAAGAACTTAAAGCGCCTCTTTTTCATAACAATTCAGAAAAAGAACAAAGCATTAAATTAAAAGGTAATATCCGAGAAGATGTTGCAAAAGTAAAACCATTAACTGGCATTGGGGTAATAGGACTACGATTTATACATCAAGTAGGTTTTCCTTCCTATATTGAGGAGGTTTATGCTAATTCACCAGCTAGTAGGGCCGGTTTAAGGCCAAGAGATTTAATATTTTCAATTGATGGAATTAGAACTGAGAACTTAAATTCTGACAGTGTATACCAGCTACTTTCAGGGGAACCAGGTACAAAAGTAAAAGTTTTTATTACAAGGGGTACTTCAATGCTCAACTTAGAATTAATAAGGGAAGATTTAGCAAACTTTTCTCCTGAAATACAAAACAGGTATTTATCTGGACCTATTACTGTCCCGGTTAATCCTCAAGATTTTTTTCCATACCATTAA
- the mreC gene encoding rod shape-determining protein MreC → MVSFKKPLFIQNITPRLIFTFVISLIVVWVLARPLKAIGEEIYFLLGSLTNNVLHNISSTKSIAGELITSKELVKKQAKLILLFEIKIKHLESQVKEIENLRNLLNLKKRLKYKTIPTTVIGRSADNWHKQIILDKGGIHNVMTGDSVISPQGVIGQVVEANTYYSIVQLISDPGYQLGCKVAKKNILGILSGKTNSISLLEFIPIDTNIAVGDLVVTSGISTKSLSPTYPPGHPVGKVIRISKKKKKASDLYIEVQLSENLNSLNNVLVFSPD, encoded by the coding sequence ATGGTTTCATTTAAAAAGCCTTTATTTATTCAAAATATTACCCCTCGCTTAATTTTTACATTCGTAATTTCATTGATTGTTGTATGGGTCTTAGCAAGGCCATTAAAAGCAATTGGTGAAGAGATATATTTTCTACTTGGCTCACTTACTAATAATGTTTTGCACAATATTTCAAGTACAAAATCTATTGCAGGAGAATTAATTACTTCTAAAGAGCTCGTAAAAAAACAAGCAAAACTTATCTTACTTTTTGAAATTAAAATCAAACATCTAGAATCTCAAGTAAAGGAAATAGAAAATTTAAGAAACTTACTTAACTTAAAAAAAAGGTTAAAATATAAAACAATACCTACAACTGTTATAGGAAGAAGTGCTGATAACTGGCATAAACAAATTATTTTAGACAAAGGGGGCATTCACAATGTTATGACTGGAGATTCTGTTATAAGCCCACAAGGGGTAATTGGGCAAGTTGTTGAAGCAAATACTTACTACTCAATAGTCCAGTTAATATCAGATCCAGGTTATCAGTTAGGATGTAAGGTTGCAAAGAAAAACATATTAGGCATACTTTCAGGAAAAACTAACTCTATCAGTCTTCTTGAATTTATACCTATAGATACCAATATTGCGGTTGGAGATTTGGTAGTAACTTCAGGGATCTCTACAAAATCACTTTCACCAACATATCCTCCAGGCCACCCAGTAGGTAAAGTAATAAGAATTAGTAAAAAGAAAAAAAAGGCATCTGATTTATATATTGAGGTACAACTTTCTGAAAATTTAAATTCGTTAAATAATGTTCTTGTCTTTTCACCAGATTAA
- a CDS encoding rod shape-determining protein produces MFWKRLSRDIGIDLGTANTLVCTSERGIVLREPSVVAVNNETKEVLAVGEEARAMIGRTPSHIVATRPLRDGVIADFRHAEMMLRYFIDKVNGKSNFGRPLGKPRVAIGIPSGITEVERRAVREAAENAGAGPVYLIEEPMAAAIGAGLPVAEPIGSMIVDIGGGTTEVAVISLSGIVVSESIRVAGDELNEAITQYMKKVYNLAVGERTAEEIKFRLGSAFKASDDNDKLEVRGLNLINGLPRTVVVGRPEVRESMQDPLAVIVEAVKRTLEKTPPELAADIYDRGIVIAGGGALLSGLDELISHETEVPVHVAEDPLSCVVVGTGKVLIDKTLRRILEAGTQYD; encoded by the coding sequence ATGTTTTGGAAGAGGTTATCGCGAGACATAGGAATTGACTTAGGGACAGCAAACACATTGGTTTGTACTTCAGAACGTGGGATTGTTCTTAGAGAACCATCTGTTGTTGCAGTAAATAATGAAACAAAAGAAGTTTTAGCTGTAGGTGAAGAAGCTAGAGCAATGATTGGCCGTACACCATCACATATTGTTGCAACAAGACCACTTAGAGATGGTGTAATAGCAGACTTTCGTCATGCTGAAATGATGCTTAGATACTTCATTGATAAAGTTAATGGGAAAAGTAATTTTGGAAGACCACTTGGTAAACCAAGAGTTGCAATTGGCATACCATCAGGAATTACAGAAGTAGAAAGAAGAGCAGTAAGAGAAGCAGCTGAAAATGCAGGTGCAGGGCCTGTTTATTTAATTGAAGAACCAATGGCTGCTGCTATAGGAGCAGGTCTGCCAGTAGCTGAACCAATAGGAAGTATGATTGTAGATATTGGTGGCGGAACCACTGAAGTAGCTGTAATATCTCTTTCAGGAATTGTTGTTAGTGAATCTATTAGAGTTGCAGGAGATGAATTAAACGAAGCAATAACCCAGTATATGAAAAAAGTTTATAACCTTGCAGTAGGTGAAAGAACTGCTGAAGAAATTAAGTTTAGACTTGGTTCAGCATTTAAAGCAAGTGACGACAATGACAAGCTTGAAGTAAGAGGGCTAAATCTTATAAATGGATTGCCACGAACTGTTGTAGTTGGAAGGCCAGAAGTAAGAGAATCAATGCAAGATCCACTTGCAGTAATTGTTGAAGCAGTTAAAAGAACATTAGAAAAAACACCCCCTGAACTTGCAGCAGATATTTATGACAGGGGAATAGTTATTGCTGGAGGTGGAGCATTATTAAGTGGTTTAGATGAACTTATATCTCATGAGACAGAAGTTCCTGTACATGTAGCAGAAGATCCTCTTTCATGTGTTGTTGTTGGAACAGGGAAAGTTCTAATTGATAAAACACTTCGTAGAATTTTAGAGGCAGGAACACAATACGACTAA
- a CDS encoding methylenetetrahydrofolate reductase, producing MTLTEAIIKKKFIVTCELAPPKGTDVSSLVNLVLSLKDKVDAVNLTDGQGGNMRMCPLIAASFLLKENLDVIWQITCRDRNRIALQADCLGASAIGIKNVLPMRGDDPQSGDNPDAKPVFDLDTTELIKMLKNLNQGSDMASNELKGKTNFLIGCTAHPNATDLKKQKEILDQRFKIGVSFIQTQICYEIDQIRRFLDSLGELAKKTIIGITPLKNLKMADFMNRNISGVTVPLKVMERLEKAKDQRQEGLEIAKEIVYELKKTNAGGIHVMAVGQENELPNIIQFLISYRVLPEA from the coding sequence ATGACACTAACTGAAGCAATTATCAAAAAAAAGTTTATTGTTACCTGTGAATTAGCACCACCAAAGGGTACAGACGTATCCAGCTTGGTTAATTTAGTTCTTTCTTTAAAAGATAAGGTAGATGCAGTTAACTTAACTGATGGGCAAGGTGGCAATATGAGAATGTGCCCTTTAATAGCTGCATCTTTTTTACTTAAAGAAAACTTAGATGTTATTTGGCAAATAACTTGTAGGGACAGAAATAGAATTGCACTACAGGCAGATTGTCTTGGTGCCAGTGCTATTGGTATTAAAAATGTTTTGCCAATGCGTGGTGATGATCCCCAATCAGGTGACAATCCAGATGCAAAACCTGTTTTTGATCTTGACACTACTGAGTTGATTAAGATGTTGAAAAATCTTAATCAAGGTTCTGATATGGCAAGTAATGAATTAAAAGGTAAAACCAATTTTTTAATTGGTTGTACAGCACATCCAAATGCTACTGATTTAAAAAAACAAAAAGAAATTCTTGATCAAAGATTTAAAATTGGTGTAAGTTTTATTCAAACACAAATTTGTTATGAAATTGATCAGATTAGAAGGTTTCTTGATTCATTAGGTGAGCTTGCAAAAAAAACAATCATTGGTATTACACCATTAAAAAATTTAAAGATGGCTGACTTTATGAATAGAAATATTTCTGGAGTTACAGTTCCACTTAAGGTTATGGAAAGGTTAGAAAAAGCAAAAGACCAGCGTCAGGAAGGACTAGAAATTGCAAAAGAAATTGTTTATGAACTCAAAAAAACAAATGCTGGTGGGATTCATGTTATGGCAGTAGGACAAGAGAATGAATTGCCTAACATTATCCAATTTCTTATTTCTTATAGGGTTCTCCCTGAGGCATGA
- the recR gene encoding recombination protein RecR yields the protein MKYSKPLLKLIEEFQKFPSIGPKSAERMAFHVLNRGINEIEELSKAILEAKTQIKKCSNCQNLSSSDPCEICKSETRDKTIICVIPEPKDLIAIERTNVYKGLYHVLGGLISPIDGIGPEDLSIKELLSRVSKDNFHEVILALDTSTEGEATTLYLHRILAPVCKKITRLGFGLPAGSELEYADELTLARALESRTEL from the coding sequence ATGAAATACTCAAAACCCTTATTAAAATTGATTGAAGAATTTCAGAAATTTCCAAGCATAGGACCAAAGTCTGCTGAGAGAATGGCTTTCCATGTTTTAAATAGAGGTATTAATGAAATTGAGGAATTGTCAAAAGCAATTTTAGAAGCAAAAACTCAAATTAAAAAATGCAGCAATTGTCAAAATTTAAGTTCAAGTGATCCATGTGAAATATGTAAGAGTGAAACAAGAGATAAAACAATAATTTGTGTGATTCCTGAACCTAAAGATTTAATAGCTATAGAGAGAACTAATGTTTATAAAGGTTTGTATCATGTTCTTGGAGGACTAATTTCTCCTATTGATGGTATAGGACCTGAAGATTTATCTATTAAAGAACTTTTGTCTCGCGTTAGTAAGGATAATTTTCACGAAGTGATTCTAGCTTTGGATACAAGTACAGAAGGTGAAGCTACTACTTTATATTTACATAGAATTCTTGCACCAGTTTGTAAAAAAATTACAAGACTTGGTTTTGGATTACCTGCAGGATCTGAACTTGAATATGCTGATGAACTTACTTTAGCAAGAGCATTGGAAAGTAGGACAGAATTGTAA
- the kdsA gene encoding 3-deoxy-8-phosphooctulonate synthase, with protein MKIVKLKNISWGSGESLPLIAGPCVIESKEVVFKTAEKLKTICEKLKLPFIFKSSYDKANRTSIDSFRGRGIEKGLEILKEVKKEFDIFVLSDVHEISEINLVKDVLDIIQIPAFLSRQTNLIVEAAKTGKVINIKKGQFLAPDDVLNIVKKAYAAHNENILITERGTSFGYHNLVVDMRSFEIIHKYGVPVIFDSTHSVQLPGGAGTESSGQREFVPVLLRAAVAAGCDGIFMETHPEPDMALSDGPNMVPLDKVEDLLKEALRIREAIIKNSCVVI; from the coding sequence ATGAAAATTGTGAAATTAAAAAATATTTCATGGGGTAGTGGAGAGTCATTACCACTTATTGCGGGTCCTTGTGTTATTGAAAGTAAAGAAGTTGTTTTTAAAACTGCTGAAAAATTAAAAACAATATGTGAAAAACTTAAGCTCCCTTTTATATTTAAATCTTCTTATGATAAAGCAAATCGTACTTCAATAGATAGTTTTCGAGGTCGTGGTATTGAAAAAGGCCTTGAGATTTTAAAAGAAGTAAAAAAAGAGTTTGATATTTTTGTTTTATCTGATGTTCATGAAATCAGTGAAATTAATTTAGTAAAAGATGTTCTTGACATTATCCAAATACCTGCATTCTTAAGCCGTCAAACCAATTTAATAGTTGAAGCTGCAAAAACAGGAAAAGTCATAAACATAAAAAAGGGACAATTTTTAGCACCTGATGATGTCTTAAACATTGTAAAAAAAGCATATGCTGCTCATAATGAAAATATTTTAATTACTGAAAGAGGTACTTCTTTTGGTTATCATAATTTAGTTGTAGATATGAGAAGCTTTGAAATTATTCATAAGTATGGTGTTCCTGTAATTTTTGATTCTACTCACTCTGTTCAGTTACCAGGTGGTGCTGGTACTGAATCTTCAGGGCAAAGAGAATTTGTACCAGTTCTTTTGCGGGCTGCTGTAGCTGCTGGTTGTGATGGGATTTTTATGGAAACACATCCAGAGCCTGATATGGCATTGAGTGATGGACCAAACATGGTACCCTTGGATAAGGTTGAGGATTTACTTAAAGAAGCTTTAAGAATTAGAGAAGCAATAATTAAGAATAGCTGTGTTGTCATCTGA
- a CDS encoding ATP-binding cassette domain-containing protein — MAVLSSESIVEVKNLTKYFGKKNVLDNISFNVYQNEILLIIGFSGTGKSTLLRLICGLEESDSGSIVLKTTHLGMVFQQAALFDSMTVFDNVAFPLANKRKKLPGDLVKSKVLEKLKLVGLAGAEHLRPDELSGGMKKRVSFARAIINDPEIILYDEPTGGLDPVASTVIVDYILKLQKELNTSSVLVTHNLNIVKRIQGRVILLYDSKIAWEGLSSELFESNNPFAKQFREGTVQGPMTVIKA; from the coding sequence ATAGCTGTGTTGTCATCTGAATCAATAGTTGAAGTAAAGAATTTAACTAAATATTTTGGTAAGAAAAATGTTTTAGACAATATTAGTTTTAATGTTTATCAAAATGAAATTTTGTTAATAATTGGGTTTTCTGGAACTGGAAAATCTACTTTGTTGAGATTAATTTGTGGGCTTGAAGAATCAGATTCAGGAAGTATTGTTCTTAAAACAACTCATTTAGGAATGGTTTTTCAGCAAGCTGCCTTGTTTGATTCTATGACTGTGTTTGATAATGTAGCTTTTCCACTTGCAAACAAGAGAAAAAAGCTACCTGGGGATTTAGTAAAAAGTAAAGTTCTTGAAAAATTAAAGCTAGTTGGTTTGGCTGGAGCTGAACATTTAAGACCTGATGAATTGTCAGGTGGAATGAAAAAAAGAGTAAGTTTTGCAAGGGCAATAATTAATGATCCAGAAATTATCCTTTATGATGAACCAACAGGTGGATTAGATCCAGTTGCTTCAACTGTAATAGTTGACTATATTTTAAAGCTTCAAAAAGAGTTAAATACTTCTAGTGTTTTAGTTACACATAATTTAAACATTGTAAAGAGGATTCAAGGTAGGGTAATACTTTTGTATGATTCTAAAATTGCCTGGGAAGGTTTATCATCTGAATTGTTTGAAAGTAACAATCCTTTTGCTAAACAATTTAGAGAAGGTACTGTACAAGGACCAATGACAGTCATTAAAGCCTAG
- a CDS encoding ComF family protein, with protein MKNLFSLVTDLLYENACLICNESAKNLNVCYSCETSILKREENYLKHFNEILVFSWAYYEGKLRDGIINLKTGKKKLAKYFAEKLSDFWNNIQQDKNNCLVIPVPSHKKRIKERGYCQASLIGKYFSARQGFPFSDNLIAREKETSFMNSMTNLHQRKENIKNAFEVTEELTDINKIIIIDDILTSGSTMCEIARTIHSKYPNVNLTGLTVASGDTYN; from the coding sequence ATGAAAAACTTGTTTAGCCTGGTTACTGACTTATTGTATGAAAATGCTTGTTTAATTTGTAATGAATCAGCAAAAAATCTAAATGTGTGCTACTCATGTGAAACCAGTATTTTAAAGAGAGAAGAAAACTACTTAAAACATTTCAACGAAATCTTAGTTTTTAGCTGGGCATACTATGAAGGAAAACTAAGAGATGGAATTATAAACCTTAAAACAGGCAAGAAGAAACTTGCAAAATATTTTGCAGAAAAGCTTTCAGATTTTTGGAATAACATTCAACAAGACAAAAATAACTGTCTTGTAATTCCAGTTCCATCACATAAAAAAAGAATTAAAGAAAGAGGATATTGTCAGGCAAGTTTAATTGGAAAATATTTTTCAGCAAGACAAGGTTTCCCTTTTTCAGACAATCTAATAGCAAGAGAGAAAGAAACATCTTTTATGAATAGCATGACCAATCTTCATCAAAGAAAAGAAAATATAAAAAATGCATTTGAAGTTACTGAAGAACTTACAGATATAAATAAAATAATAATTATTGATGATATCCTTACCTCAGGCAGCACAATGTGTGAAATTGCTAGAACAATTCACAGTAAATATCCAAACGTAAATTTAACTGGGCTAACAGTTGCTTCTGGAGACACTTATAACTAA
- a CDS encoding HU family DNA-binding protein — MNKSELVDAVSRATGLSKADVDRALKGTIYNISAALARGEKVTFVGFGTFERRNRKARMGVNPQDPTQKIQIPAKKAPAFSPGSELKSAVATGRLPKLTLVAKAPSVMASGRSKSWSTKSKKSSKKRGR, encoded by the coding sequence ATGAACAAATCGGAATTAGTTGATGCAGTATCAAGAGCAACTGGTTTATCAAAAGCAGATGTTGATCGTGCTTTAAAAGGTACTATCTATAATATTTCTGCTGCTCTTGCCCGAGGTGAAAAGGTAACGTTTGTTGGTTTTGGAACTTTTGAAAGAAGGAACAGAAAAGCTCGCATGGGAGTTAATCCACAAGATCCAACACAAAAAATTCAAATTCCTGCAAAGAAAGCTCCAGCTTTTTCACCAGGTTCTGAATTAAAGTCAGCTGTTGCTACAGGAAGATTACCAAAATTAACTTTAGTAGCAAAAGCTCCTTCAGTAATGGCTTCTGGAAGATCAAAATCATGGTCTACAAAATCCAAGAAGTCAAGTAAGAAGAGAGGCAGATAA
- the rpiB gene encoding ribose 5-phosphate isomerase B encodes MEDKKIAIGADHAGFELKEKIKKTLESMEYQIIDFGTNSTDAVDYPLIAKALATSVSNKNQNRGILVCGTGIGMSIAANKIKGIIATHCYDLETAKLSREHNNSNILTLGGRITDHELAKEIVKIWLETKFEGGRHQRRIQEIRELEK; translated from the coding sequence ATGGAAGATAAAAAAATTGCAATTGGCGCAGATCATGCAGGATTTGAATTAAAAGAAAAAATTAAAAAGACACTTGAATCAATGGAATACCAAATTATTGATTTTGGTACTAATTCTACTGACGCAGTTGATTACCCATTAATTGCTAAAGCACTTGCTACTTCTGTATCAAATAAAAACCAAAACAGAGGAATACTTGTTTGTGGTACAGGCATAGGCATGTCAATTGCTGCAAATAAAATAAAGGGAATAATTGCAACACATTGTTATGATTTAGAGACTGCTAAGCTTTCAAGAGAACACAACAATTCAAACATTCTAACTTTAGGCGGAAGAATAACTGATCATGAACTTGCAAAAGAGATTGTAAAAATCTGGCTAGAAACAAAATTTGAAGGTGGCAGGCATCAAAGACGAATACAAGAGATTAGAGAATTAGAAAAATAA
- a CDS encoding NAD-dependent epimerase/dehydratase family protein — protein MRQKILITGGAGFIGSHLKKSLIDNDFQVLSIGRNTNEDIQVDFCRVEVTPTLQNVIEKFSPDVVFHLASGSNISRADENKEKEFNDTVLSTEYLVEALSKLKSNPFFVYLSSQAVYGIPKALPVLETHLTCPTTIYGKYKLETENIISQSKLKYLIFRASSIYGANQNPLKSGVIAKFVSRIKNNQSPTVYNSTDSFSDFIYINDVVSVLVKILENDFLEKNKNKIFNLGSGTPTTLNQVLEILYSYFPQAPNFKLETSTLYLNKEIKGLYLDIAKLNKLLNWFPKFSIQDGLKDMLAANSKITV, from the coding sequence ATGAGGCAAAAAATACTAATCACAGGTGGCGCAGGTTTTATAGGATCTCATTTAAAAAAAAGTTTAATAGATAATGATTTTCAGGTTTTAAGTATTGGAAGAAATACAAACGAAGATATTCAGGTTGATTTTTGTAGGGTTGAGGTTACCCCAACTCTACAAAATGTAATAGAAAAATTTTCTCCTGATGTAGTGTTTCATCTTGCAAGTGGTTCAAATATTTCAAGAGCAGATGAAAATAAAGAAAAAGAATTTAATGATACAGTTCTAAGTACAGAATACTTAGTTGAAGCTTTATCTAAACTAAAGTCAAATCCTTTCTTTGTATATCTTTCAAGCCAAGCTGTATATGGCATCCCTAAAGCTTTGCCAGTCCTTGAAACTCATCTAACTTGCCCAACTACTATTTACGGAAAGTACAAATTAGAAACTGAAAATATTATTTCTCAAAGTAAGCTGAAGTATTTAATATTTAGAGCATCAAGCATTTATGGAGCAAATCAAAATCCCTTAAAATCCGGAGTAATTGCAAAGTTTGTAAGTAGAATAAAAAATAATCAAAGTCCAACTGTCTATAACAGCACAGATTCTTTTTCTGACTTTATTTATATAAATGATGTCGTAAGTGTGCTTGTAAAGATCCTTGAAAATGATTTTCTTGAAAAAAATAAAAACAAAATTTTTAATCTTGGTTCTGGAACACCTACTACTTTAAATCAAGTTCTTGAAATTTTATATTCTTACTTCCCACAAGCTCCAAACTTTAAATTAGAAACAAGTACTTTATATTTAAATAAAGAAATAAAAGGTTTATATCTAGATATTGCTAAGCTAAACAAATTACTTAATTGGTTTCCCAAATTTAGTATTCAAGATGGATTAAAAGATATGCTTGCAGCAAATAGTAAGATTACTGTATGA